Genomic window (Saccharomyces cerevisiae S288C chromosome X, complete sequence):
TTGAATTTGCATAGTACAGCGTCTAGAATCAAAAATCCTAGCTCGCCGTCATCATTGTTCCTGCAAACAAACTCATACCACGAGTCGATCTCAAATGTTTTATTCATAGATACACGAATATTGTTCAACGTAATCATTTCAACCTCGCTGCCGTTTTTCGATGATATGGTTGGCGATTGTAAAATCAACTGAGATTCAGTGGGTTGTGATTTGATTTGCGCTATTATCCTAAACACAGGAGCATTGACGTTGGAGATTTCTGTGGGGTCAACTCTTGGTGTTTCGCTGGCCATTTTTACTTGTGTTACTGGTAGACGATGTTCTACAAGAATGGTGAAGGGTGTGTTATATTGCTCTTTATTTAAACACgaacgaaaaaaatatcgcGTATTGCCACATTTGGCGCGTCAATATTAAAGAACGAAGGCATTATATAGGGCGACTTGTCATGATTCCAACCATG
Coding sequences:
- the RFA3 gene encoding Rfa3p (Subunit of heterotrimeric Replication Protein A (RPA); RPA is a highly conserved single-stranded DNA binding protein complex involved in DNA replication, repair, recombination; RPA protects against inappropriate telomere recombination, and upon telomere uncapping, prevents cell proliferation by a checkpoint-independent pathway; with Sgs1p-Top2p-Rmi1p, stimulates DNA catenation/decatenation activity of Top3p; protein abundance increases in response to DNA replication stress) codes for the protein MASETPRVDPTEISNVNAPVFRIIAQIKSQPTESQLILQSPTISSKNGSEVEMITLNNIRVSMNKTFEIDSWYEFVCRNNDDGELGFLILDAVLCKFKENEDLSLNGVVALQRLCKKYPEIY